The DNA window attacctttcggggggaaacatttcatactgttgttttgatttcatttgtaaAGTTGGACACACGTGTAGCAGGTGCAGCTTGCTTTATAAACAACATGGAGAAACATGTATTAAAGTAAGTTAGCTGACATGTTTCACAAAGAAAGGTTATGATTTCTTAAGTAACCCACACATcaaaaatattgcttttagTGCTGCAGACCACGGCAATTGCCTTGATTTCAAAATAGTAATTATTTTGAACGGAACGTAATGATAACGTATACCCTACATAGTTGCAAATGGATATTCGTTAAACTATCATTTATACCCAGAGATCATCTTTGTTGAGTACGttcctactccccccccccccccacgttaaACTATCATTTATACCCAGAGATCATCTTTGTTGAGTACGttcctactcccccccccccacccctccttgaCTTCTTCACAAAAGGTTCACATTGGCTCCTTGGCCTCATCAAGTCGACAATTATACATTTGCTACATTTTTTGGCCAGTAGAAAACTTTGCTGAGGGTCTTGGTCCTATTTTGGAGAATGATATTTTCAGAGTAAATATTTTTTCTAAAGAGGCCGAGTTTGGTAAAATCTTAAATTCGATAAATTTCCAGCTAACCGCTATACTGCAGTAAGGGAACAAACGTATATAAGACACGTACCTTACAATAATCAGAAGTAAATATCCACAAGGGTGTTGTTTTGCTTCCGTTATATAGTCACCATTCGAATTTCCTGTAGACATAGCTGTATAATCAGAAGTAAATATCCACAAAGGTGCTGTTTTGTTTCCGATATATAGTCACCATTCGAATTTCCTGTAGGCATAGCTGTATAATCAGAAGTAAATATCCACAAAGGTGCTGTTTTGTTTCCGTTATATAGTAACCATTCGAATTTCCTGTAGGTATTACTGTATAATCAGAAGTAAATATCCACAAAGGTGCTGTTTTGTTTCCGTTATATAGTCACCATTCGAATTTCCTGTAGGCATAGCTGTATAATCAGAAGTAAATATCCACAAAGGtgctgttttgtttctgttatGTAGTCACCATTGAATTTCCTGTAGGTATTGCTGTATAATCAGAAGTAAATATCCACAAAGGTGCTGTTTTGTTTCCGTTATGTAGTCACCATTCGAATTTCCTATAGGTATTGCTGTATAATCAGAAGTAAATATCCACAAAGATGCTGTTTTGTTTCCGTTATATAGTCACCATTCGAATTTCCTATAGGTATTACTGTATAATCAGAAGTAAATATCCACAAAGGTGCTGTTTTGTTTCCGTTATGTAGTCACCATTCGAATTTCCTGTAGGTATTGCTGTATAATCAGAAGTTAATATCCACAAGGGTGTTGTTTTTTCCCGTTATATAGTCACCATTCGAATTTCCTGTAGGTATTGCTGTATAATCAGAAGTAAATATCCACAAAGGTGCTGTTTTGTTTCCGTTATGTAGTCACCATTCGAATTTCCTATAGGTATTGCTGTATAATCAGAAGTAAATATCCACAAAGATGCTGTTTTGTTTCCGTTATATAGTCACCATTCGAATTTCCTATAGGTATTACTGTATAATCAGAAGTAAATATCCACAAAGGTGCTGTTTTGTTTCCGTTATGTAGTCACCATTCGAATTTCCTGTAGGTATTGCTGTATAATCAGAAGTTAATATCCACAAGGGTGTTGTTTTTTCCCGTTATATAGTCACCATTCGAATTTCCTGTAGGTATTGCTGTATAATCAGAAGTAAATATCCACAAAGGTGCTGTTTTGTTTCCGTTATATAGTCACCATTCGAATTTCCTGTAGGTATAGCTGTATAATCAGAAGTTAATATCCAAAAGGGTGCTGTTTTGTTTCCGTTATATAGTCACCATTCGAATTTCCTGTAGGTATTGCTGTATAATCAGAAGTAAATATCCACAAGGGTGCTGTTGTGTTTCCGTTATGTAGTCACCATTCGAATTTCCTGTAGGTATTGCTGTATAATCAGAAGTAAATATCCACAAAGGTGCTGTTTTGTTTCCGTTATATAGTCACCATTCGAATTTCCTGTAGGTATAGCTGTATAATCAGAAGTAAATATCcacaagggtgttgttgtgttTCCGTTATGTAGTCACCATTCGAATTTCCTGTAGGTATAGCTGTATAATCAGAAGTAAATATCcacaagggtgttgttgtgttTCCGTTATATAGTCACCATTCGAATTTCTTGTAGTATTGCTGCAAGCCAGTTAACGGGTCATATTGCTAAGCGTTCTGGACTACTCATAACCCTTTTTTAAAGTCTATTAATACACGTCTATACTACTTCATATGGAACATTATGAAAGGATGATGAACAATTGCACATTGTCAGTAAGAATAATAACGACGGTAACTATTGCTGATAAATTGACTGGGTTCTCCAATACCCATTTACATGATTAACTTAAGACTCATTGAGTAACGTGTTGTTTAAAGTGAGGCTATAAAAGGCATCCCAGTAATGGTATAAAGAGAATTAAGTTAAGTCCTATTGAGTTGCAGAATGAATTGGATATACAACCTGAAGTCGTAGACATTCCGTGACTAGATCAAAGTTTATTAGATGTATTCAACGGATAGATCGACCGCATACTTACAAACTGTTTAAAACAATAATCAACTAGGCCTATTGTTAATGATCAACAGATCAATTTGGCTGTAAGAAGCAATTACTCCCTGTTCAATCTGAGCTCCAATGAAAACGATCCATACGGGGAATAACCAACTTGACAAACGGTTCTTGAGAAGCTCCATAGCTTCCAAAAGAAATTTTGGCTCAGATCGTTTGCAGTTTAATGTTCCCCCTTCTAGGGGAATCGTggtacacacctgacgatgatcaaacagtcacagtctcgatgcaaggggactggggttgagagcggatcagtcgggtttttttcgtgcccaggttctttccttggtGACTTTTCTTGAAAAGTGCCATTTGGTACTACCAGTGCTCATGCAATGAAGTATGtagcttctcggccttttgcctaagatcatgtgtagtatctgttcatTTCTTAGGGGAATCGTGGTATACATATCTGActatgatcacacagtcacaagTCTccatgcaaggggactgggcttgcGATTAGATTAGTATAGTTTTGGTTGTTTGGTcatcgtgcccaggttctttcttgggtgacttttcttttaaatgggACCAGTTTACAAACGCTTGATTGCAGTGCACTTGTgggagaggggatgggggggggggttgttgatAAAGTACATGCATTTCAGAGTGATTTTATCGGTACGTATGGTGatatacatacattttattctcttatatatatacctcAGAAAATAATTTTAAGAAGCGATTCCAATACCTGATGAAGGCCAAATACTAAAAGCAAGAATTGAAAAACAGCggcaaaatttaaaatattttcgcCATTGACTCAGATTTGTGGTATTTGACTTCACCCAGTTATGTGCCACTTGACTTGACTCAGGTACGTGGGACTTGACTCGGGTACGTGGGACTTGACTCGGGTACGTGGGACTTGACTCGGGTACGTGGGACTTGACTCGGGTACGTGGGACTTGACTCGGGTACGTGGGACTTGACTCGGGTACGTGGGACTTGACTCGGGTACGTGGGACTTGACTCGGGTACGTGGGACTTGACTCGGGTACGTGGGACTTGACTCGGGTACGTGGGACTTGACTCGGGTACGTGGGACTTGACTCGGGTACGTGGGACTTGACTCGGGTACGTGGGACTTGACTCGGGTACGTGGGACTTGACTCGGGTACGTGGGACTTGACTCGGGTACGTGGGACTTGACTCGGGTACGTGGGACTTGACTCGGGTACGTGGGACTTGACTCGGGTACGTGGGACTTGACTCGGGTACGTGGGACTTGACTCGGGTACGTGGGACTTGACTCGGGTACGTGGGACTTGACTCGGGTACGTGGGACTTGACTCGGGTACGTGGGACTTGACTCGGGTACGTGGGACTTGACTCGGGTATGTGGGACTTGACTCGGGTATGTGGGACCTGACTCGGGTATGTGGGACTTGACTCAGGTATGTGGGACTTGACTCAGGTATGTGGGACTTGACTCAGGTATGTAGGACTTAACTTGACCAAGGTATGtgggacttgacttgactcAGGTATGTAACACTTGACTTTGGATGGGTCTAAGCACAGGTGCATGGGAAAAAGCGGCCCGCGGGCACGTTTTAGGCTCCCCAACAGAAAGCTTTCTAAGACATGTTAATACATATTGAAGAAAGGGATATATTCGTAGACCTTTGTGAGGACGCTGTTAGTTGTTTGTGGGCAATGTAGGTTATTTTAAGGAAAGTATTTAATAGAtttaaaagagagagagagagagagagaataatTTAATACTTTAGTTCTCTTCCAGTAAGAGTTCCAAACTACAAAAAAGTAGGGTGCGGAGACAGGGTGGAGGCAACCATCAGAATACGAAAACTTCAGTACCCTAAAACTAGTTGTCAGTATAGGATACAAAGGCTATTATTCGTACTATATTTTTCCATTAAGCAGTTATCTACTTTATTCATTGAAAGTGagaagagaaaaacaacaaatagaATTATGCAACTGGAAAGAAGGTGTATTCCACCAAATTTACCATTGACGTTGTGGTTTTCTGGTTCTTACAAGTTGTTACGAAACGTTCTTCAAAGAACTTAAACAAAACGTTTAAAAATGTTGAACCTTAATCACGGTAATGTTTTGTAACTGTAGTAGAAATCATATTTCACTGCGTGTATTGTCATCACTGTTAATTAAGTCCTTTAATGTAGTGGAGAATGTAATACATGAAATGTCAAACTTTGTCAAGATGAACTACGAATAAGAGATCACCTTTCTCCAAAATTTAACTTTCTCTaaagatttatatatatgttttcttcCAAAAGGGGTTTGCCCGTGGTTGACATTAGGAAGTGTTCAGTTAGAAAGCTAAAAGCCGTTATAGTCTAAATACAGTCTGCCTAAACTCACGACGGAATTTCACATTTTGGAATACAAAAGAGACACTGGTTTCATTACATTAAATAGAAAAGGTTAGGCTACAATCATTCACACAAAGGGGAtctaaaaattgataaatattgacattattGACTTACTTTAACAATAGGAGGGGGTGCCGCCCCACGCAATACAGGAATGAGAGTGTAATACTAGATTTATTAACCGAGCAAAAGCTAACAACCGTaattatacatattataatctgcagagaaaagaaacaaGATTTTTCAAAGATTTGAGATTCATGCAGAATGTATAAACAGGCACTTTTTTCCATATTCTTAGTTAGCCTATCGTCCCACATTACAATCTGATAGGCTTAGAGGCTTATTTTGCAGATGAAAGCCAGCTTCGTTGTACAACGAAGATCATTCCAGGCACCATTATCCCTATTGTGGTGGGTTTTCCACATGGTCGCACAATCTTCTCCGTGCTGATTATTTGGCTCACTCCTGTCCCAACGTTTGTATCTAGGAAGACATCCTCCTTGAGTAACAAATTTGCCTTCGTGTCGTTTGTCGTTGTAGCCGATCCATACTGCCTGTAAAAAGAATGTAAAAAAGTATACTTATGTTCTAACTGTggatttcaactgttttcagtTCAATGCATCGTCGTAGCGTGTGAAGAGccactctaacttgtcatttcgTATATTTGATTGCGGGATTCCGGGGAATGTTacccctggaccccccccccccgagaaatgttttttcttcctcGGGATTTTAACTCGCTAGGAACGagttagaaatattaaaatcatctaAAATATTCCAAATCTGCCGAATTGGCGATGACGTTGGCTCCTCAGTACAGGGGGGCTTAAATGTTAATGATAATCCATTGTTTATAAATTCTAGTAACTAAACCAAACCATATGAATAACAAAGTATCATTTGATGgcatattcaatatatatcgttttatgtttatgttttaatacattgtaaacatggtatTTGAGACCATAAACGTCTTACGTTTTGcctctgaggaactgacctaatgacCTGTAGGTTAGACTACCTCGTCCAGCCGCTTTCATTGATGATCCTCGGACGTTTAAATGGTCATTTCGCAAGATATTAAAAGTGGTCCAGAAGTGCATGATGGACTTATTGCAGTAATTGCTATATAGCGGTCTTTAACATAACCAAATTAATTTTGTGTCTAAAAAACaccattaaaacaaaagaaaaacactaaCTAAATCATTATTTTGAGGGATATGAAATGCTTTTTGTCTATTTCTTCATATTGAAAATGACGACATGCATGATCAAGTTTAAGCTGACTTTGTAGATATGTAGATATAATGACAGTATTGAAGGTTAAATAAGGTAAGGACTATTGCTGGCTTTATTTCTCATTTAAGGCTAATACGGGTTTCAATAATAAGGCTGGTCATAATATTGTTGTGATATCCAGTACAAAgaacataatttatattttgtgtttacaatcaaGCGTAATTTTCCTGATAGTTACATCGAAGAGTACAATATTTAGAGAGTACCGTATTTCTACCGCGTCGCCTTCTCCAGAAATTCAGTAAAAAGTTGTTCTCCCGCGCAGAGTCGATAGTGACCAGATGAGCTCTGTTGACCTTGTGAGTTCTAGTTTGTCTAAAACGGCTGCAGTAACGTGCAGCGGAATCCCAAGTACACTTATAGTTAAAATATCTATGTTCGAAAGCAAGAGGAAGAAAGGAAACAAGTTAAAGAGCGAACCCAAAAGGGTTTTCGAGTCGGCGTCATTTGTTATTCTTCGATATTAGGGACATAATCGTTCTCTCATTAAGTGGTACAATCAGAAGAAGTAAGAGCCACATCTTTCCAATGTGAATAGGACTGACAATCCGAGTAAGTACAATCTTATGAAGATGTAGGATATTGAGCATGGACTTTATAGGAAATACGTtagcattatatatattaaa is part of the Apostichopus japonicus isolate 1M-3 chromosome 22, ASM3797524v1, whole genome shotgun sequence genome and encodes:
- the LOC139963482 gene encoding alpha-N-acetylgalactosamine-specific lectin-like yields the protein MKIRVTILFLCLSLAMVNAHWRTFLKRPGSRRRCPSGFTLWGRGCYRYFNYKCTWDSAARYCSRFRQTRTHKVNRAHLVTIDSARENNFLLNFWRRRRGRNTAVWIGYNDKRHEGKFVTQGGCLPRYKRWDRSEPNNQHGEDCATMWKTHHNRDNGAWNDLRCTTKLAFICKISL